The Argentina anserina chromosome 5, drPotAnse1.1, whole genome shotgun sequence genome includes the window tatttttcaataaatctacgattgaaatttaaagatatatatatattttaattaaataatttaatataatataagttagtaggtacgatataccatggtatatggaAAATCTATACCACTTACCTACCGTATTTTTAATATTGGTATGATATACTGTACCATATACCGTGTACCGaatatttgatatatcaatatatttaATACAGTTGTTATACAAATTGGTTGGGATGATTTTATATATCATTGACACCCTCATGAAAAACGTCGTTTTAAGGTGTATAGATGCTAGGTTTAGTTTGGTTGTTGTTGCGCTTTTGTTTGTGTtcctttttttattgttttattaGGTCTAGGCCTTTGTTTATCGTCCTACTGTCCCGGATAGATTTCTTGACCGAAATCTTGTGAACTTCTATGTCTTGAACTGAACTCGTTGTATTTCATATTAAATGAATGAAGTAACCtttgataaaaataataaaaatgaaaactatAACTTATGCTCCGGGGACAATCGGTTTTATGCAGTAGGGAAAAATGTTATCTGTGCCTTCAAATTTTGAAGTTTATGTGCCTAAGTGCCTTTGTTATTATTTCTTTTCAATAAAAACATAATAGCACGCGCCATGAGCTAGCGCGTAATGGCAACAATGTGTTCTTGTTTTGTATCTACGGGGTAATTGCTTGCTTGAATCGTGGTTTTACCGCACGCTTTTCCACCATTCCTCCTCAAAAACTCTCgaatctctctctttctcacatCATGAACTCATTCATATAAACTCAGAGGCTCAGAGCTAGCTCCAACTTCAGCAATTAACTTGCCAGACCCAAtatcatatttaattatttctaTTTCCTTTCCACAGTCCACAGCTCACCAACTTCTCAGAGATTTCTTTAATCCTTAAGTAACCAAATCTTCCTCTTTCTTCATTCAAAGATCGATCTAATGCTCAAGCAGACCACAGCTCAAGTTTCCGAGCTCTGCATTAGATTTCTACATCCAGCTTGTCTTAAAGTAATCCAAGCAAGCAGTAACTGAAGGGGTTTCAGCCGGCCTACGTATAGCTCGGCTTTATTTGGAAATTTGGGAGTTTGGTCTTTTTTTGGGCTCTGTTACTGTCTCTGTTGATTTGGCTGTTGGTTTTGACCAGCATAGAAGACTGTGCAGAACGACAAGAGGCAAGCACCTGTGTGAATCTGATCGAGAATATTTTGTAACTGATGAGTCTCAGACAACTCGATCGTAGACTCTGTTCGTAGTTCTAGTTGTTAGagatatcaatatatacataaagaAAGCTGGCAAATAAGTGGTGGGAGAGAATAGATGTGGCGATGGCGGGGTACAATGGCAGATCAGAATATATGCAACTCTTCCGGCCTGAACTACAACTCCAGAGACCACCGCCACCTTCCATCTCTGTTCCGccgcagcagcagcaacaacaacaacctcAACGTTCTTCCGATTCTCCGCAGCAAGATGACTCACCCGAAGGAGACCAAGAACACAAGATCGAGTCCGACACCGCCGCTACAAGTTCAGGAGGCGGCGGCGGGAGTGGCGGTGGGGGATCAGTGCGTCGTCCTAGGGGGCGTCCGGCGGGGTCAAAGAACAAGCCGAAGCCCCCGATCATCGTGACGCGCGACAGCCCCAACGCGCTCCGGTCTCACGTGCTGGAAATCTCGGCCGGGGCCGACGTGATGGAGAGCGTGTCTCACTACGCGAGGCGGAGGGGGAGGGGAGTCTGCGTGCTTAGCGGCACCGGCACCGTCACCAACGTCACGCTTCGTCAGCCGGCGGCGCCCGCTGGGAGCGTGGTTACCCTCCACGGAAGGTTCGAGATACTGTCGCTGTCAGGGACGGTGCTTCCGCCTCCGGCCCCGCCCGGCGCTGGGGGACTTTCGCTTTTCTTGTCCGGCGGGCAGGGGCAGGTGGTTGGCGGCAGCGTGGTGGGCCCGCTGCTGGCTTCGGGGCCGGTGGTCTTGATGGCTGCGTCGTTTGCGAATGCGGTGTTTGAAAGGCTGCCATTGGATGAGGAAGAAGGGGCTGGCGGTGGTGGGTTACCAGTCCAGCAACCAACGGCTTCACAGTCTTCAGGAGTCACCGGTggcggaggtggtggtggtggaggtcAGCAGCAGCAGATTGGTGAGGGAAGTAGCAGCGGGCTCTTCAATCTGGGAGGGAATATGGGGGCGGGGAGCTATCCGGCGTTTTCGGGTACTGACATGTACGGGTGGGGCAGCAGCGGAGCTACTCATCCGCGGCCTCCGTTTTAGTGGTACTTGGTTTCAATGAGAGTGAATGTTTCGTGTTTTGGAATAAGATATTCGTGCATGAGATGATCGGTCGTTGACGACAACTTAAGCAAGGTATATGCTATAAgattcattaaatttcttggATCAAAAGGAAAATTATGTTCCTTCGTTTCATGAAATTCACCAAGGCTTGGTTTGTACTCTTCAGTCACGAGAAGAACAAGGTCAGTAAGTTGATTATAGATGAGAAGAGTTCTTTCTCATGTACTTTCTTCACTAATATCATCAGACAGTTCTTAATGCTAGTTGTATATTGTGTTAAATTGCTGATCGATGTCAAGTTTCTAgggttttaaaattttaatcaaTCATTTTTCCATGTCTCTTTGATTTCTGAAAGTCTGAGACTATTGGTGTTTCATtatcgatcatatatataatttctgtaattcagtttttgttgttAACTTGATTGCATATGAGGAATGGTTGATCTTAAATTATGCGTGCCTATAATAAGTCAAGTAATGTATATGTAATATGAACATTTAATTCGAAAGGCATTGATGGAAACCTTGATAGAAAGTTAGATAGAAGTCGCAGAACCTAGTGGCATGAATAGGCGAATAGTGTTGTGTGTGGAACTGATCTACATGACTGTGCCAATGGACTGCATGTATAGTTTAAGACATTATTGATTTGCACGGTTGAATGACTTGAATGAGTTTAATCACATTAGTGGTAAGAATTATTTGTTCAACAAAGATCTATAGagttttaaattaatttcacCCTCATTGGT containing:
- the LOC126793191 gene encoding AT-hook motif nuclear-localized protein 25-like, whose protein sequence is MAGYNGRSEYMQLFRPELQLQRPPPPSISVPPQQQQQQQPQRSSDSPQQDDSPEGDQEHKIESDTAATSSGGGGGSGGGGSVRRPRGRPAGSKNKPKPPIIVTRDSPNALRSHVLEISAGADVMESVSHYARRRGRGVCVLSGTGTVTNVTLRQPAAPAGSVVTLHGRFEILSLSGTVLPPPAPPGAGGLSLFLSGGQGQVVGGSVVGPLLASGPVVLMAASFANAVFERLPLDEEEGAGGGGLPVQQPTASQSSGVTGGGGGGGGGQQQQIGEGSSSGLFNLGGNMGAGSYPAFSGTDMYGWGSSGATHPRPPF